One part of the Mangrovibacillus cuniculi genome encodes these proteins:
- the hflX gene encoding GTPase HflX translates to MVDATLEKAILVGCQVNDNDERFGYSMEELARLTETANGEVITTFIQKRDRVHPATYIGKGKLEELRAAVEELEVDIVIFNDELSPSQIRNLSKELEVRVIDRTQLILDIFAQRAQSREGKMQVELAQLKYSLPRLAGQGTSLSRLGGGIGTRGPGETKLETDRRHIRKKIDEINRQLQVVVSHRDRYRDRRKRNNTYQIAIVGYTNAGKSTLFNRLSEGNVYEENQLFATLDPTTKKLVLPSGYTTLITDTVGFIQDLPTSLVAAFRSTLEEVKEADLILHVVDSSNADYVQHEKTVEELLEELGVEQSLQLTVYNKRDVQLSSFIPSEGIDSIQISAFNEEDREMLKKRIEKSVVSSMKAYRFYLPDSEGRVNALLKQETILTSRHYDEEKRSYHCQGFALENHPIWGEIARIEKEYQHDVE, encoded by the coding sequence TTGGTTGATGCGACGTTAGAGAAAGCGATTCTTGTAGGTTGTCAAGTAAATGACAATGACGAACGCTTTGGTTATTCAATGGAAGAGCTGGCTCGACTAACAGAGACGGCAAATGGTGAAGTGATTACGACGTTTATCCAAAAACGAGATAGAGTTCACCCTGCTACGTATATAGGGAAAGGGAAATTAGAAGAACTAAGAGCTGCGGTAGAAGAGCTGGAAGTTGATATTGTCATTTTCAATGATGAACTTTCTCCTTCTCAAATTAGAAATTTGTCTAAAGAGTTGGAAGTTCGAGTTATTGATCGAACACAGTTAATATTAGATATTTTTGCTCAACGTGCACAATCTCGTGAAGGGAAAATGCAAGTCGAGTTAGCGCAATTAAAGTACTCGCTTCCTAGACTGGCTGGTCAGGGGACGTCATTGTCTCGTTTAGGTGGAGGGATTGGAACGAGAGGTCCTGGAGAAACAAAATTGGAAACGGACCGAAGACACATAAGAAAGAAGATTGATGAAATTAATAGACAATTACAGGTGGTAGTGAGTCATAGAGATAGATATCGCGATAGAAGAAAGCGAAACAATACTTACCAAATAGCAATTGTTGGGTATACAAACGCTGGAAAATCAACATTATTTAATAGGTTATCGGAAGGGAACGTTTATGAAGAAAACCAATTATTCGCGACCTTAGATCCTACGACCAAAAAGTTAGTATTACCAAGTGGTTATACAACGCTTATTACAGATACAGTTGGTTTTATTCAAGATCTACCTACTTCTTTAGTGGCAGCGTTTCGCTCTACATTAGAAGAAGTAAAAGAAGCTGATTTAATTCTTCACGTCGTAGATAGCTCTAATGCAGATTACGTACAACATGAAAAAACAGTAGAAGAATTATTAGAGGAATTAGGTGTAGAGCAGTCTCTTCAATTAACGGTTTATAATAAAAGAGATGTACAGTTGTCTTCCTTCATACCTTCAGAAGGAATAGACTCTATACAGATTTCTGCTTTTAATGAAGAAGACCGAGAAATGTTAAAGAAAAGAATAGAAAAATCTGTTGTTTCTTCCATGAAAGCTTACCGATTTTATCTTCCTGATTCAGAAGGTAGGGTAAATGCTCTTTTAAAGCAAGAAACCATTTTAACTAGTAGACATTATGATGAAGAGAAAAGAAGTTATCATTGTCAAGGGTTCGCACTAGAAAATCATCCTATCTGGGGTGAGATTGCAAGGATAGAAAAGGAGTATCAACATGATGTGGAATGA
- a CDS encoding aminotransferase class I/II-fold pyridoxal phosphate-dependent enzyme: MWNDWGYGQQLEGISNQVEEKIQSVHKQIDKQVERNQYRVLKSFQEHKVSDGHFIPTTGYGYDDHGRDTLEKIYANVFGAEAGLVRPQIISGTHAISIALFGVLRPGDELLYITGKPYDTLEEIVGIRGSGVGSLQDFNISYNAVSLQPTGEPDWSAIERSIGPNTKMIGIQRSKGYATRPSFTIDQIKEMIQFVKEIKQDVIVFVDNCYGEFVEDEEPCHVGADLMAGSLIKNPGGGIAKTGGYIVGKESLVEACSFRMTSPGIGAEAGASLYSLLEMYQGFFLAPHVVGQALKGAVFTSAFLESVGLHTYPKWDAKRTDLIQSVQFDDRDRMIAFCQAVQFASPVNSHVTPYGAYMPGYEDDVIMAAGTFIQGASIELSADGPLRPPYFAYVQGGLTYEHVKLAVMHAVNRLAETKLIEL; the protein is encoded by the coding sequence ATGTGGAATGATTGGGGCTATGGTCAGCAACTAGAAGGTATTAGTAATCAAGTAGAAGAAAAAATTCAATCTGTCCATAAGCAGATCGACAAGCAAGTAGAAAGAAATCAATATCGTGTATTAAAAAGTTTTCAAGAACATAAAGTTAGTGATGGTCATTTCATTCCAACAACAGGTTATGGATATGACGACCATGGAAGAGATACCTTAGAAAAAATATATGCAAACGTTTTTGGAGCTGAAGCTGGATTGGTGAGACCCCAGATTATTTCTGGAACGCATGCAATTTCCATTGCGCTCTTTGGGGTTCTTAGACCTGGGGATGAATTACTTTATATAACAGGCAAGCCATACGATACATTAGAAGAGATAGTTGGCATTAGAGGTAGCGGGGTAGGTTCCTTGCAGGATTTTAATATCTCCTACAACGCAGTTTCCCTACAACCAACAGGAGAGCCTGACTGGAGTGCGATTGAAAGATCTATTGGACCAAACACGAAAATGATTGGTATTCAACGCTCGAAAGGATATGCAACGAGACCAAGTTTTACAATAGATCAAATTAAGGAAATGATTCAGTTTGTAAAAGAAATAAAACAAGATGTAATTGTTTTTGTAGATAATTGCTACGGAGAATTTGTAGAAGATGAAGAACCTTGCCATGTTGGCGCAGATTTGATGGCGGGTTCTTTAATTAAAAACCCTGGTGGTGGAATAGCTAAAACTGGTGGTTACATCGTTGGTAAAGAGAGTTTAGTTGAAGCTTGTTCGTTCAGAATGACGTCACCTGGTATTGGCGCAGAAGCGGGAGCGTCTTTATATAGTTTACTAGAAATGTATCAAGGATTTTTCTTGGCACCACATGTTGTGGGTCAAGCATTAAAAGGTGCTGTGTTTACTTCAGCGTTTTTAGAATCAGTAGGCTTGCATACATATCCAAAGTGGGACGCAAAAAGAACGGACCTAATTCAATCTGTTCAGTTTGATGACAGAGATCGAATGATTGCCTTTTGCCAAGCAGTCCAGTTTGCTTCACCGGTTAACTCGCATGTTACGCCATATGGTGCTTACATGCCTGGCTATGAAGATGATGTCATTATGGCTGCCGGAACTTTCATCCAAGGAGCTTCTATAGAGCTATCAGCGGATGGCCCACTTAGACCACCTTATTTTGCATACGTACAAGGTGGATTAACGTATGAGCATGTAAAATTGGCTGTTATGCATGCAGTAAATAGATTAGCGGAAACAAAATTAATTGAACTTTAA
- a CDS encoding MerR family transcriptional regulator — protein sequence MAIFSMGSVMKLTDLTARQIRYYEEHELITPERTDGNRRLFSLNDIDRLLEIKDLIDQGINMAGIKRILIPGNTEPVIVNSESKQKELSDKELRKLLRKEMYQPGKYPRDSIRQGELSRFFH from the coding sequence ATGGCCATTTTTTCCATGGGATCTGTTATGAAGTTAACAGATTTAACTGCACGTCAGATTCGCTACTATGAAGAGCATGAACTAATTACTCCTGAGCGAACAGACGGTAACAGACGATTATTCTCCTTAAACGACATTGACCGTTTATTGGAGATAAAAGATTTAATTGACCAAGGAATTAATATGGCTGGTATAAAGCGTATACTTATTCCTGGCAATACAGAACCTGTAATTGTAAATTCTGAAAGTAAGCAAAAGGAATTATCTGATAAAGAACTTCGTAAGCTATTACGAAAGGAAATGTATCAGCCTGGAAAGTATCCCCGAGATTCCATTAGACAAGGAGAACTTTCACGCTTCTTTCATTAA